One genomic segment of Burkholderiaceae bacterium includes these proteins:
- a CDS encoding DUF2726 domain-containing protein yields MNSFDFRSLADWTGPVTVDGSVVAAALVLLVLALAWLWWPRKARPAAEQHVDAATRFAAMAPLNEEQVALLRYLHRAFPEGAVLFRPLLRRFLTVRAGPDRGAARRWLDHARVDFLLCDEQGQPMYAFEVDLLRTRDDPLVQRRLAEKNHALRTAGIRLIRFKGALSSWPQPEVLRERVLAAARPTPSGFGASGYANSGFAPSGFTPSGFEGSQWGRGAGTTPSGAMGLTGLASADQANPWQTVRKRS; encoded by the coding sequence ATGAACTCGTTTGACTTCCGATCGCTCGCGGACTGGACCGGCCCGGTGACCGTGGACGGCTCGGTGGTGGCGGCGGCACTGGTGCTGCTGGTGTTGGCGCTGGCGTGGCTGTGGTGGCCGCGCAAGGCGCGCCCGGCGGCCGAGCAGCACGTCGACGCAGCGACGCGCTTTGCCGCCATGGCGCCCCTCAACGAGGAGCAGGTGGCGCTGCTGCGTTATCTGCATCGGGCCTTTCCGGAAGGGGCGGTGCTGTTCCGCCCGCTGCTGCGGCGCTTTCTGACGGTGCGCGCCGGCCCGGACCGCGGCGCGGCCCGGCGGTGGCTCGATCACGCACGCGTCGACTTCCTGCTGTGCGACGAGCAAGGCCAGCCGATGTACGCCTTCGAGGTCGACCTGCTGCGCACGCGCGACGACCCGCTGGTGCAGCGCCGCCTGGCCGAAAAGAACCACGCGCTGCGTACCGCCGGCATCCGCCTGATCCGCTTCAAGGGCGCGCTGTCGAGCTGGCCGCAGCCCGAGGTGCTGCGCGAGCGCGTGCTGGCCGCGGCGCGGCCCACGCCCTCGGGCTTTGGCGCCAGCGGCTACGCCAACTCCGGCTTTGCGCCGTCGGGGTTCACGCCCTCGGGCTTCGAGGGCTCGCAGTGGGGGCGCGGCGCCGGCACGACGCCGTCGGGCGCGATGGGCCTGACCGGCCTGGCATCGGCCGATCAGGCCAATCCCTGGCAGACCGTGCGCAAGCGCTCCTGA
- a CDS encoding benzoate-CoA ligase family protein, with protein MTAPTVAAPPERFNFAAHLLAANAQRPAKTAFADDGGALSYGQLDERVRGLAAGLLGLMLRREERVLLLMHDGLDWPVAFLGSLYAGLVPVAVNTLLTADDYAYMLEHSRAQAVLVSGALLPTLTAAMVKSDHEVQRVIVSHPLAPLQPGQIDFSAFVAAHAPLAKPAATQADDPAFWLYSSGSTGRPKGTVHSHANPYWTCELYAKGVLQLREDDVCFSAAKLFFAYGLGNALTFPMSVGATTLLMAERATPAATFKRLTGGVAGLRPTVFYGAPTGFAGMLADPALPARGQVALRLVSSAGEALPAELGERFKAHFGVDIVDGIGSTEMLHIFLSNRPEQVRYGSTGWPVPGYAVELRDDNGQPVPDGEPGDLYIQGPSAAMMYWGNRAKTRETFQGGWTKSGDKYVRNPDGSYTYGGRSDDMLKVSGVYVSPFEVEATLVQHPAVLEAAVIGVADVDGLTKTKAFVTLKAGAAATEDELKAFVKTRLAPYKYPRQIEFISELPKTATGKIQRFRLREREQAAR; from the coding sequence ATGACCGCCCCCACCGTCGCCGCGCCGCCCGAGCGCTTCAACTTCGCCGCCCACCTGCTGGCCGCCAACGCCCAGCGCCCCGCCAAGACCGCCTTTGCCGACGACGGCGGCGCCCTGAGCTACGGCCAGCTCGACGAACGCGTGCGCGGCCTGGCCGCCGGCCTGCTGGGCCTGATGCTGCGCCGCGAGGAGCGCGTGCTGCTGCTGATGCACGACGGGCTGGACTGGCCGGTGGCCTTCCTGGGCAGCCTGTACGCCGGCCTGGTGCCGGTGGCCGTCAACACCCTGCTGACGGCCGACGACTACGCCTACATGCTGGAGCACTCGCGCGCCCAGGCGGTGCTGGTGTCGGGCGCGCTGCTGCCCACGCTCACGGCCGCCATGGTCAAGAGCGACCACGAGGTGCAGCGCGTCATCGTCTCGCACCCGCTGGCGCCCCTGCAGCCGGGGCAGATCGACTTCAGCGCCTTCGTCGCCGCGCACGCGCCGCTGGCCAAGCCCGCGGCCACCCAGGCCGACGACCCGGCCTTCTGGCTGTACTCCAGCGGCTCCACCGGCCGGCCCAAGGGCACGGTGCACTCGCACGCCAACCCCTACTGGACCTGCGAGCTGTACGCCAAGGGCGTGCTGCAGCTGCGCGAGGACGACGTGTGCTTCTCGGCGGCCAAGCTGTTCTTTGCCTACGGCCTGGGCAACGCCCTCACCTTCCCCATGAGCGTGGGCGCCACCACCCTGCTGATGGCCGAGCGCGCCACGCCCGCCGCCACCTTCAAGCGCCTGACCGGCGGCGTGGCCGGCCTCAGGCCGACGGTGTTCTACGGCGCCCCCACGGGCTTTGCCGGCATGCTGGCCGACCCGGCCCTGCCGGCGCGCGGGCAGGTGGCGCTGCGGCTGGTGTCCTCGGCCGGCGAGGCGCTGCCGGCCGAGCTGGGCGAGCGCTTCAAGGCGCACTTCGGCGTCGACATCGTAGACGGCATCGGCTCCACCGAGATGCTGCACATCTTCCTGTCCAACCGGCCCGAGCAGGTGCGCTATGGCAGCACCGGCTGGCCGGTGCCGGGCTACGCGGTGGAGCTGCGCGACGACAACGGCCAGCCGGTGCCCGACGGCGAGCCGGGCGACCTGTACATCCAGGGCCCCAGCGCGGCCATGATGTACTGGGGCAACCGCGCCAAGACGCGCGAGACCTTCCAGGGCGGCTGGACCAAGAGCGGCGACAAGTACGTGCGCAACCCCGACGGCAGCTACACCTACGGCGGGCGCAGCGACGACATGCTGAAGGTCAGCGGCGTGTACGTCAGCCCGTTCGAGGTCGAGGCCACGCTGGTGCAGCATCCGGCGGTGCTGGAGGCGGCCGTCATCGGGGTGGCGGACGTCGACGGCCTGACCAAGACCAAGGCCTTCGTCACGCTGAAAGCCGGCGCGGCGGCCACCGAGGACGAGCTCAAGGCCTTCGTCAAGACCCGGCTGGCGCCCTACAAGTACCCGCGCCAGATCGAGTTCATCAGCGAACTGCCCAAGACCGCCACCGGCAAGATCCAGCGCTTTCGGTTGCGCGAGCGCGAGCAGGCCGCGCGCTGA
- a CDS encoding helix-turn-helix transcriptional regulator translates to MNTTPTDLAVATASEPESRHPFLLALGERVREQRARRGMTRKAVALAADVSERHLANLEYGMGNASILVLLQVARALQCELSELLGDVTTSSPEWLLIRELLAGRGEAELRQARETLGHLFQDPGAARRARGTRIALIGLRGAGKSTLGRRLAEDLGYAFIELSREIEQFAGCGIHEIHNLYGTHAYRRYERRALEEALQIYPEVVIATPGGLVSDAANFNLLLEHCLTIWLQASPNDHMARVAAQGDMRPMAASAEAMEDLKRILVGRSAFYAKADLRLDTSQGSEEEVFARLRRLARQAIGQPV, encoded by the coding sequence ATGAACACCACGCCGACCGACCTCGCGGTTGCCACCGCGTCCGAGCCCGAGTCCCGCCACCCGTTCCTGCTGGCGCTGGGCGAGCGCGTGCGCGAGCAGCGCGCGCGCCGCGGCATGACGCGCAAGGCGGTGGCGCTGGCGGCCGACGTCTCCGAGCGGCACCTGGCCAACCTGGAATACGGCATGGGCAATGCCTCCATCCTGGTGCTGCTGCAGGTGGCGCGGGCCCTGCAGTGCGAGCTGAGCGAGCTGCTGGGCGACGTGACCACCTCCTCGCCCGAGTGGCTGCTGATCCGCGAGCTGCTGGCCGGCCGCGGCGAGGCCGAGCTGCGCCAGGCGCGCGAAACGCTGGGCCACCTGTTCCAGGACCCGGGCGCGGCGCGGCGCGCGCGCGGCACGCGCATCGCGCTGATCGGCCTGCGCGGGGCGGGCAAGTCCACGCTGGGGCGGCGGCTGGCCGAGGACCTGGGCTACGCCTTCATCGAGCTGAGCCGTGAGATCGAGCAGTTCGCCGGCTGCGGCATCCACGAGATCCACAACCTGTACGGCACCCACGCCTACCGCCGCTACGAGCGTCGCGCGCTGGAGGAGGCCCTGCAGATTTATCCCGAGGTGGTCATCGCCACCCCCGGCGGCCTGGTGTCCGACGCGGCCAACTTCAACCTGCTGCTGGAGCACTGCCTGACCATCTGGCTGCAGGCCTCGCCGAACGACCACATGGCGCGCGTGGCGGCGCAGGGCGACATGCGCCCGATGGCGGCCAGCGCCGAGGCGATGGAAGACCTCAAGCGCATCCTGGTTGGTCGCTCGGCCTTCTACGCCAAGGCCGACCTGCGCCTGGACACCAGCCAGGGCAGCGAGGAGGAGGTGTTCGCGCGCCTGCGCCGGCTGGCGCGCCAGGCCATCGGCCAGCCGGTTTGA